In Aureibaculum algae, the following are encoded in one genomic region:
- a CDS encoding sodium:solute symporter family transporter, with the protein MNWLDYSIIIFYIVFFLGMGFFFKDNKDSKDYFLGGKSLGWFPLSLSTMATQLSAISFISAPAFVGLKLNGGMKWLTFEFAVPLAMIFIMIVIVPPLFRSGVVSIYEFVEKRFSTSTRLILSIVFQISRALGTGVMVYTIAIILQAVLDIDFVYTILIISVITIIYSWQGGMKAVVWGDAIQMIILFTGLIICVYFGWNLVQEHGGLANGFPPERLQVIDYNLGIGKGNEYGFWPMLIGGFFLYVSYYGCDQTQAQRLLSAKNEKTIRTLLLANGLLRFPVVLVYCTMGLIIGGLVMLAPDFLAEIASTTQKHFPEEFATNGIKVDLMVPVFIMKYLPHGLIGILMVGILSAAMSSLSSTVNSLSAVTVEDFFNRGEKKLSPKKYMAISKASVVFWGGICMASAFLFGGSKSAVIEIINAIGSVFYGPVLVTFLLAFFSKKVNHIGMNAGIIVAVLVNLIFSKTMQEIFHIDLGFEIFWIWLNFTGVILSLVIAYTVSALTKNVEVKSISNFNVSIKKSDFMIKEVYILVAFFIAIVIFSYFVPTIFG; encoded by the coding sequence ATGAATTGGCTAGACTATAGTATCATTATATTTTACATTGTTTTCTTTTTAGGAATGGGTTTTTTCTTTAAAGATAATAAAGACTCTAAAGATTATTTTTTAGGGGGTAAAAGCCTAGGATGGTTTCCTTTGAGTTTATCTACAATGGCAACCCAATTGTCTGCCATTAGTTTTATTTCTGCTCCCGCCTTTGTTGGTTTAAAATTAAATGGCGGTATGAAATGGTTAACCTTTGAGTTTGCCGTACCATTAGCAATGATATTTATTATGATTGTTATTGTGCCCCCATTATTTAGATCGGGTGTGGTAAGTATCTATGAATTTGTAGAGAAAAGATTTAGTACTTCAACGCGGTTAATTTTAAGTATTGTTTTTCAAATTAGTAGGGCTTTAGGTACGGGTGTAATGGTGTATACTATTGCCATTATATTACAAGCGGTTTTAGACATTGATTTTGTATATACCATTTTAATTATATCTGTTATAACCATCATATACTCTTGGCAAGGAGGGATGAAGGCCGTGGTATGGGGAGACGCTATTCAGATGATTATTTTATTTACAGGCTTAATTATTTGCGTGTATTTCGGCTGGAATTTGGTACAAGAACATGGAGGTCTTGCAAATGGATTTCCCCCAGAACGTTTACAGGTGATTGACTATAATTTAGGTATTGGTAAGGGTAATGAATATGGATTTTGGCCCATGCTTATTGGTGGTTTCTTTTTATATGTATCCTATTATGGTTGTGATCAAACACAGGCTCAACGACTCTTATCTGCTAAAAACGAAAAAACAATACGTACCTTGTTATTGGCAAACGGTTTATTGAGATTTCCAGTAGTTTTGGTGTATTGTACTATGGGTTTAATAATAGGTGGTTTGGTAATGTTAGCTCCTGATTTTTTAGCGGAAATTGCGAGTACTACACAAAAACATTTTCCTGAAGAATTTGCTACTAACGGTATTAAAGTAGATTTAATGGTACCCGTGTTTATCATGAAATATTTACCACACGGACTTATTGGTATTTTAATGGTGGGTATTTTATCTGCGGCCATGTCCTCGTTAAGCTCTACCGTAAATTCACTTTCTGCGGTAACCGTTGAAGATTTTTTTAATAGAGGCGAAAAGAAATTATCACCTAAAAAATATATGGCAATTTCAAAAGCATCTGTTGTGTTTTGGGGTGGTATTTGTATGGCAAGTGCTTTTCTTTTTGGGGGCAGTAAAAGTGCAGTAATAGAAATAATTAATGCTATAGGTTCTGTTTTTTATGGACCCGTTTTAGTTACTTTTTTATTGGCTTTTTTCTCTAAAAAAGTGAATCATATTGGTATGAATGCTGGAATTATCGTTGCCGTATTGGTAAACCTTATTTTTTCAAAAACCATGCAAGAAATATTTCATATAGATTTAGGTTTTGAAATATTTTGGATTTGGTTAAATTTTACAGGTGTAATACTATCGTTGGTAATTGCTTATACCGTGAGTGCTCTAACAAAAAATGTTGAAGTTAAAAGTATTTCAAACTTTAATGTGTCTATAAAAAAATCTGATTTCATGATAAAAGAGGTATATATTTTAGTCGCATTTTTTATAGCAATAGTAATCTTTAGTTATTTCGTACCCACTATTTTTGGATAA
- a CDS encoding glycerate kinase — MKIVIAPDKFKGSLTGLEFCDAVASGIQHINPEYIIVKLPLADGGDGTIDVANYYLDGTFITSHVNNPLFKEVDAQYLYASTTKTAFIEMAEASGLKLLSTEELDCKSTSTYGTGQLILDAIKKGATQIILGIGGSATNDCGTGMAAALGFRFLDTNKKEVLAVGKNLSKIKFIDDSQVNASLKNVTFKIACDVTNPLYGIEGAAYVYGTQKGASTEDIKMLDQGLKDFSKVLNSHFNTDVQQIQGGGAAGGMGVGTQLFLNGTLTSGIDLVKEIADFDTQVKNADWIITGEGKLDDQTLSGKTINGVLATALEQQIEVAAFCGAIEIPEYSLRKMGIEYAASVIDVAKDLEDAMQNSSSYLTTIAENFTKEIEKKHRF; from the coding sequence ATGAAAATTGTTATAGCACCTGATAAATTTAAAGGATCCTTAACGGGATTGGAGTTTTGCGATGCTGTAGCATCAGGTATTCAACATATTAATCCAGAATACATCATTGTAAAATTACCCTTAGCAGATGGAGGAGATGGAACTATTGATGTAGCCAATTATTATCTTGACGGTACTTTTATTACCTCACATGTAAATAATCCTTTATTTAAAGAAGTTGATGCTCAATATTTATATGCCAGTACCACAAAAACGGCATTTATAGAGATGGCAGAAGCCTCAGGTCTTAAACTATTAAGTACTGAAGAACTCGATTGTAAAAGCACCTCAACATATGGTACCGGACAACTTATTTTGGATGCCATAAAAAAAGGGGCTACCCAAATTATTTTGGGTATTGGTGGTAGTGCTACTAACGATTGTGGAACGGGTATGGCGGCGGCACTTGGCTTTCGTTTTTTAGATACCAATAAAAAAGAAGTGTTGGCTGTTGGTAAAAACTTATCAAAAATTAAGTTTATTGATGATAGTCAGGTCAATGCGTCATTAAAAAATGTAACCTTTAAAATTGCCTGCGATGTTACCAATCCGTTATACGGAATAGAGGGAGCAGCTTATGTATATGGCACTCAAAAAGGAGCTTCAACAGAAGATATTAAAATGCTAGATCAAGGATTAAAAGATTTTTCTAAGGTGTTGAATAGTCATTTCAATACCGATGTTCAGCAAATACAAGGTGGTGGAGCAGCTGGTGGAATGGGGGTGGGTACACAACTATTCTTAAATGGAACACTTACTTCTGGTATAGATTTAGTCAAAGAAATTGCTGATTTTGATACCCAAGTTAAAAATGCAGATTGGATTATTACTGGAGAAGGGAAATTAGATGATCAGACGCTATCAGGAAAAACAATTAATGGCGTATTAGCTACGGCATTAGAGCAACAGATTGAAGTCGCTGCTTTTTGTGGTGCCATAGAAATACCTGAATATAGCTTAAGAAAAATGGGAATTGAATATGCGGCTTCTGTAATAGATGTAGCTAAAGATTTAGAAGATGCCATGCAAAACAGCTCCAGTTATTTGACAACAATTGCAGAAAATTTCACAAAAGAAATAGAGAAGAAGCACCGCTTTTAA